The Pedobacter roseus genome contains a region encoding:
- the hisS gene encoding histidine--tRNA ligase, translated as MSVIKPSLAKGTRDFTPVEMVKRNFIYDTIKTVFRKYGYAEIQTPSFENLSTLTGKYGDEGDKLIFKILNSGEFLKDPKKKAFDFAEEDNSNKLIPLISEKALRYDLTVPFARYVVMHQHEITLPFKRFQVQPVWRADRPQKGRYREFYQCDVDVVGSESLLNEAEFILIYNEALSKLGLKDFSIKINNRKILSGIAEIIGKPDLIIDMTVAIDKMDKIGLDGVSKELLERGFTETDLEKLRPVILLEGTNEEKLTSLKEVLAESETGLKGVAEIEQVFEYVESLISYGLPLVAKLELDITLARGLNYYTGCIFEVKTNEVAMGSIGGGGRYDDLTGMFGLKDLTGVGVSFGADRIYDVLEELNLFPASAEVGTKVLISNFDAEAEKYALPIVQQFRNAGISAELYPSSAKLKKQMAYADAKNIPYVILIGGDEIASGELTLKDMQSGDQKKLTVLGILELLK; from the coding sequence ATGTCAGTTATTAAACCCTCATTAGCAAAAGGCACCCGCGATTTTACTCCGGTTGAAATGGTAAAACGCAACTTTATTTACGATACCATTAAAACGGTTTTCAGGAAATATGGTTATGCAGAAATCCAGACGCCAAGTTTTGAAAATCTTTCTACTTTAACCGGAAAGTACGGCGATGAAGGTGATAAACTGATTTTTAAAATTCTAAATAGCGGCGAATTTCTTAAAGATCCCAAAAAGAAAGCTTTCGATTTTGCTGAGGAAGATAACAGCAATAAACTAATCCCTTTAATTTCTGAAAAAGCATTACGCTACGATTTAACAGTGCCATTTGCGCGTTATGTAGTGATGCACCAGCACGAAATTACCTTGCCTTTTAAACGCTTTCAGGTTCAACCGGTTTGGCGTGCCGATCGTCCCCAAAAAGGCAGGTACCGTGAATTCTACCAGTGTGATGTAGATGTGGTGGGATCGGAAAGTTTACTGAACGAAGCTGAATTTATTTTGATCTACAATGAAGCTTTAAGCAAATTAGGCTTAAAGGATTTTAGCATAAAAATTAATAACCGGAAAATTTTATCAGGTATTGCTGAAATTATTGGTAAACCTGATTTAATTATTGACATGACAGTTGCTATCGATAAAATGGATAAAATTGGTTTAGATGGGGTAAGTAAAGAATTGTTGGAACGTGGTTTTACTGAAACTGATTTGGAAAAACTCCGCCCGGTAATTTTATTGGAAGGTACCAACGAAGAAAAACTAACCAGTCTGAAAGAAGTTTTAGCTGAATCTGAAACCGGTTTAAAAGGTGTTGCCGAAATTGAACAGGTTTTTGAATACGTAGAAAGCCTGATTTCTTATGGTTTGCCATTAGTTGCCAAATTAGAGCTCGATATTACTTTGGCCCGTGGCTTAAATTATTATACCGGCTGTATTTTCGAGGTTAAAACCAACGAAGTAGCCATGGGCAGCATTGGCGGTGGTGGCCGTTATGACGATTTAACCGGCATGTTCGGTTTAAAAGATTTAACCGGTGTGGGTGTTTCTTTTGGTGCCGACCGCATTTATGATGTATTGGAAGAGCTTAACCTTTTCCCTGCCTCAGCAGAAGTTGGAACAAAGGTACTGATCAGTAATTTTGATGCAGAAGCTGAAAAATATGCTTTGCCAATTGTTCAACAGTTTAGAAATGCGGGTATATCTGCAGAGTTATACCCGAGTTCGGCAAAACTGAAAAAACAAATGGCCTATGCCGATGCCAAGAATATCCCTTATGTAATATTAATCGGAGGCGATGAAATTGCCAGTGGAGAACTTACTTTAAAAGATATGCAAAGCGGAGATCAGAAAAAGCTGACTGTTTTAGGTATACTGGAGTTGTTGAAATAG
- a CDS encoding diacylglycerol/lipid kinase family protein → MHTKINILFIINPISGGRGKLRIPDFIDKYLDKEKFSPNFVFSEYVGHAGELADEAATKNFDVIIAAGGDGTINEVATKVLKHNKILGILPLGSGNGLARFLNISKNLRYALSIINNFKIDEIDTAEFNNKCFFNLAGMGFDAHLSSVFSKDKKRGLSGYVKLGFKEVFNYKAQTYNLNIDGTEYTRKAFAISIANSSQYGNDVYIAPNASVKDGLLDVCIIKPFPIIKLPVLGYVMLRGKAESSDMIEIIKGKNIKIIREKEGAVHVDGEPLQMGTEIAAVVNPLSLKVIVP, encoded by the coding sequence TTGCACACAAAGATCAATATCCTCTTTATCATAAATCCTATCTCTGGTGGGAGGGGAAAACTCCGTATTCCCGATTTTATCGACAAATATCTCGATAAGGAAAAGTTTAGTCCCAACTTCGTTTTCAGCGAATATGTGGGGCATGCCGGCGAACTGGCTGATGAAGCGGCGACCAAAAACTTCGACGTAATTATCGCTGCAGGTGGCGATGGTACCATAAATGAGGTAGCCACAAAAGTGCTAAAGCACAATAAAATTTTGGGCATTTTGCCACTGGGATCAGGCAATGGCCTTGCCCGGTTTTTAAATATCTCCAAAAACCTAAGGTATGCGCTCTCTATTATCAATAATTTTAAGATTGATGAAATTGATACAGCGGAGTTTAATAATAAATGTTTTTTCAACCTGGCCGGGATGGGTTTTGATGCCCATTTAAGTTCTGTTTTTTCGAAAGATAAAAAACGAGGATTATCAGGTTATGTAAAACTGGGTTTTAAGGAGGTTTTTAACTATAAGGCACAAACTTATAACTTGAATATCGACGGTACCGAATATACGAGAAAAGCCTTTGCCATCAGCATTGCCAATTCATCGCAATATGGAAACGATGTTTATATCGCACCAAATGCGTCGGTAAAAGATGGGTTGCTGGATGTTTGCATTATCAAACCCTTCCCGATAATAAAATTGCCTGTTTTGGGTTATGTAATGTTAAGGGGCAAGGCAGAAAGCTCTGACATGATTGAAATTATTAAAGGAAAAAATATTAAAATTATAAGGGAAAAAGAAGGAGCGGTGCACGTAGATGGCGAACCTTTGCAAATGGGGACAGAGATAGCAGCGGTGGTGAACCCACTCTCGTTAAAAGTGATCGTTCCTTAG
- a CDS encoding translation initiation factor — MKPKKNSLSDLGGIMYSTNPEFEYEEEVDDLVTSPNNQQDLRVMLDKKNRGGKALTLITGFRGRSEDLEVLGKMLKTKCGVGGSVKDGEIMIQGDVRDKVMGILQKDGYKVKKAGG, encoded by the coding sequence ATGAAACCAAAGAAAAACAGTTTAAGCGATCTTGGCGGAATTATGTATTCTACCAATCCGGAGTTCGAATACGAAGAAGAAGTTGATGATTTGGTTACTTCTCCAAACAATCAGCAGGATTTAAGGGTAATGCTTGATAAAAAGAACCGTGGCGGTAAAGCCCTAACGTTAATTACAGGCTTCAGGGGGCGGTCAGAAGATTTAGAAGTATTGGGCAAAATGCTGAAGACCAAATGTGGCGTAGGAGGCTCGGTTAAAGATGGCGAAATCATGATCCAGGGTGATGTACGCGATAAAGTGATGGGCATTCTGCAAAAAGATGGCTATAAAGTGAAAAAGGCCGGCGGATAA
- a CDS encoding VOC family protein produces the protein MDIKNLDHLVLTVANLESTCRFYSLALGMEVIEFGENRKALKFGNQKINLHQYGSEFEPKAFKPMPGTADLCFITDFPLREVMQELKENCIEIEEGPVERTGANGKIISIYLRDPDMNLIEVSNYL, from the coding sequence ATGGACATCAAAAATTTAGATCACCTTGTATTAACGGTTGCCAATTTAGAAAGCACCTGCAGATTTTACAGTCTTGCGCTGGGAATGGAAGTTATTGAGTTTGGCGAAAACCGAAAGGCACTGAAATTCGGCAATCAAAAAATCAATCTTCACCAATATGGATCAGAATTTGAGCCAAAAGCATTTAAACCAATGCCTGGTACTGCCGATTTGTGTTTTATCACCGATTTTCCGCTACGCGAAGTGATGCAGGAACTTAAAGAAAATTGCATCGAAATTGAAGAAGGACCAGTAGAACGGACGGGAGCAAATGGTAAGATTATTTCTATCTATTTACGCGATCCGGATATGAATTTAATTGAGGTAAGTAATTATTTGTAA
- a CDS encoding LytR/AlgR family response regulator transcription factor: MKNKILFGLIFILAYGIHTAAYGAMLGLPEIIMLLVAGLLFFGFFGGIFMLIYFLIRRNRTQPPIAPNTVAINFVPPTAYQNPPVDEKMDKKEAIKINARIALPQQNEIRYVNTEEIIRCEADNNYTNFFFSGGDQLLISKSLKEYSDLLKPQGFVRAHQSHLVNPKFVKSWLKEDGGTLLMDNGDKIPVSKPNRELVKEVLGK; encoded by the coding sequence ATGAAAAATAAAATACTTTTTGGGCTGATTTTCATACTCGCTTACGGTATTCATACTGCCGCCTACGGAGCTATGCTAGGATTGCCTGAAATAATCATGCTGTTGGTAGCAGGCCTGCTCTTTTTTGGCTTTTTTGGAGGTATTTTTATGCTGATCTATTTCTTGATCAGACGGAACCGTACGCAGCCCCCAATAGCGCCAAATACCGTTGCCATCAATTTTGTCCCTCCCACAGCATATCAAAATCCACCGGTGGATGAAAAGATGGATAAGAAAGAAGCCATTAAAATAAATGCCAGGATTGCTTTGCCTCAACAGAATGAAATTAGATATGTTAACACCGAAGAAATAATAAGGTGCGAAGCCGATAACAATTATACCAATTTCTTCTTTAGTGGTGGAGATCAGTTACTCATTTCAAAATCTTTAAAAGAATATTCCGATCTGCTTAAACCACAAGGTTTTGTGCGGGCGCACCAAAGTCATCTCGTAAACCCGAAATTTGTAAAAAGCTGGTTAAAAGAAGATGGCGGAACGCTTTTGATGGATAATGGCGATAAAATTCCGGTATCTAAACCAAACAGAGAACTAGTAAAAGAAGTGTTGGGGAAATGA
- a CDS encoding LytR/AlgR family response regulator transcription factor, producing the protein MRTILVDDEVANLENLKILLDKHCPHIKVVASASNIDEAFAQVNLHHPDLLFLDIQMGKTTGFDLLNQLTEKTFEVVFVTAYDHYGIQAVKFAALDYLLKPVDPEELITAVEKAEIRFRNKINGEQLNFLLSQIKKSEPSSPKIALPQQHEIRYVSVDDIVRCVADNTYTFFFLSNGDKILISKPLKEYSDLLKPQGFVRAHQSHLVNPKFVKSWLKEDGGTLLMDNGDKIPVSKPNRELVKEVLGK; encoded by the coding sequence ATGCGGACAATTTTAGTAGATGATGAAGTCGCCAATTTAGAAAATCTAAAGATTTTACTGGATAAACACTGTCCCCATATTAAAGTGGTAGCCAGTGCATCCAATATTGACGAGGCTTTTGCACAGGTTAACCTGCATCATCCTGATCTGCTTTTCCTCGATATCCAGATGGGCAAAACAACAGGTTTTGATCTGTTGAACCAGCTTACCGAGAAAACCTTTGAAGTGGTGTTTGTAACCGCTTATGATCATTATGGCATCCAGGCAGTAAAATTTGCCGCTTTGGATTATCTGCTCAAACCGGTTGATCCTGAAGAGCTGATAACTGCGGTAGAAAAAGCTGAAATCCGGTTCAGGAATAAAATAAATGGTGAACAGCTCAATTTTTTATTGAGCCAGATTAAAAAAAGTGAGCCCAGCAGTCCGAAAATTGCTTTGCCCCAACAGCACGAAATCCGTTATGTTTCTGTTGATGATATTGTGCGCTGCGTAGCCGATAATACTTATACTTTTTTCTTTTTAAGCAATGGCGATAAAATCCTGATCTCGAAACCGTTAAAAGAATATTCAGACTTACTTAAACCCCAGGGTTTTGTGCGGGCGCACCAAAGCCACCTGGTGAATCCAAAATTTGTAAAAAGCTGGCTAAAGGAAGATGGCGGAACGCTTTTGATGGATAATGGCGATAAAATCCCGGTATCTAAACCAAACAGGGAACTAGTAAAAGAAGTGTTGGGGAAATAG
- a CDS encoding MFS transporter produces the protein MALYLRRHIDETAAFKNKNSEDKKGGIAVLLKYPKEVFTVVGLTLGGTIAFYTFSTYMQKFLVNTVHLSKETSTTLSFISLLVFAIMQPLFGLLSDKIGRKPLLIGFGVLGTLCTYPILTGLAGETNTTIIFLLMIGALIIVSGYTSINAVVKAELFPAEIRALGVGLPYALTVAIFGGTAEYFALWFKNIGHESYFYWYVTGCILISLVLYTTMKDTKHHSKIED, from the coding sequence ATCGCTTTATATCTGCGTAGACATATTGACGAAACGGCTGCTTTTAAAAATAAAAATTCAGAAGATAAAAAAGGTGGTATTGCGGTATTATTGAAATATCCAAAAGAGGTTTTTACCGTTGTGGGTTTAACCTTAGGTGGAACCATTGCTTTTTATACTTTTAGCACTTATATGCAGAAGTTTCTAGTGAATACGGTGCACCTGAGTAAAGAAACCTCCACAACATTATCATTCATCTCTTTGCTGGTTTTTGCCATTATGCAGCCGTTGTTTGGTTTGTTATCCGATAAAATCGGCAGGAAGCCCTTGTTAATCGGTTTTGGGGTATTGGGCACCTTATGTACCTATCCAATTTTAACAGGTTTAGCCGGTGAAACGAATACCACAATTATATTTCTATTGATGATCGGTGCTTTGATTATTGTAAGTGGTTACACAAGCATCAATGCCGTGGTTAAAGCAGAACTTTTTCCCGCAGAAATCAGGGCTTTGGGTGTGGGTTTACCTTATGCCTTAACCGTGGCCATTTTCGGTGGAACAGCGGAATATTTTGCACTTTGGTTTAAAAATATCGGGCACGAGAGTTACTTTTACTGGTATGTAACCGGATGTATTTTGATCTCGTTGGTTTTATATACCACCATGAAGGATACCAAGCACCACTCGAAAATAGAGGATTAG
- a CDS encoding class I SAM-dependent methyltransferase, producing MKDNFSTQSADYAIYRPTYPQELYDYLFALLKNKETAWDCATGNGQVARVLAQHFGAVYATDISENQLKNALQLPNITYKVEPAEQISVGNNSFDLITVAQAIHWFNFEAFYAEVKRTLKPDGLFAVIGYGIMSIDKKIDKVIHKLYEDILGKYWDSERRYIEEGYKTIPFPFEEIIAPHFQIKTTWNFNQLIGYLNTWSSLQHYKKANDRNPLEYLFTELKEAWGDDAEKDVHFPVLLRVGR from the coding sequence ATGAAAGATAACTTTTCTACCCAATCTGCAGATTACGCCATATACCGACCAACATATCCGCAGGAACTATACGATTATTTGTTTGCCCTGTTAAAAAACAAGGAAACGGCCTGGGATTGTGCCACAGGGAATGGTCAGGTTGCACGGGTACTGGCACAGCATTTCGGTGCAGTTTATGCAACAGACATTAGCGAAAATCAATTGAAAAATGCTTTACAGTTGCCAAATATCACTTACAAAGTGGAGCCAGCAGAACAAATATCGGTGGGTAACAATAGTTTTGATCTGATTACGGTAGCACAGGCCATCCACTGGTTTAATTTTGAAGCATTTTACGCCGAAGTAAAGAGAACACTAAAACCAGACGGACTTTTTGCGGTAATTGGTTATGGGATTATGTCGATCGATAAAAAAATCGACAAAGTTATCCATAAGCTTTATGAAGATATTTTAGGTAAATACTGGGACAGCGAGCGCCGCTACATTGAAGAAGGTTATAAAACCATCCCTTTCCCTTTTGAAGAAATTATTGCGCCACATTTTCAGATCAAAACCACCTGGAATTTTAACCAGTTAATTGGCTATTTAAATACCTGGTCTTCCTTGCAACATTACAAAAAAGCTAACGATCGGAATCCGTTGGAGTACCTGTTTACCGAGCTGAAAGAAGCCTGGGGTGATGATGCAGAGAAAGATGTTCATTTCCCGGTTTTATTGCGGGTTGGACGATGA
- the metK gene encoding methionine adenosyltransferase — MSYLFTSESVSEGHPDKIADQISDALIDNFLAFDPESKVACETLVTTGQVILAGEVKSKTYLDVQQIARDVIKKIGYTKSEYMFEANSCGILSAIHEQSQDINQGVDRSSKEEQGAGDQGMMFGYATNETEDYMPLALNLSHKLLQELAVLRRENNEITYLRPDAKSQVTLEYDDNNKPVRIDAIVISTQHDDFDEEAAMLAKIKTDLVNILIPRIIKNNPAYAHLFNDKIEYHINPTGKFVIGGPHGDTGLTGRKIIVDTYGGKGAHGGGAFSGKDPSKVDRSAAYATRHIAKNLVAAGIADEILVQVSYAIGVAKPMGIYINTYGTGKVGKTDGEIAKIVESIFDMRPYFIEQRLKLRNPIYSETAAYGHMGRTPETVTKTFRTPNGEEKTVTVDLFTWEKLDYVDQVKAAFGI, encoded by the coding sequence ATGTCATATTTATTTACATCAGAATCTGTTTCTGAGGGTCACCCAGATAAAATCGCCGATCAAATTTCGGATGCGTTAATTGATAACTTTTTGGCTTTCGATCCAGAATCAAAAGTAGCTTGCGAAACTTTGGTTACCACTGGCCAGGTTATTTTAGCTGGTGAAGTAAAATCTAAAACATATTTAGATGTACAGCAGATTGCACGCGATGTAATCAAGAAAATTGGTTACACCAAAAGCGAATACATGTTCGAGGCCAACTCTTGTGGTATTTTATCGGCCATACACGAGCAGTCGCAAGACATTAACCAAGGTGTAGATAGAAGCAGCAAGGAAGAACAAGGAGCAGGCGATCAAGGTATGATGTTTGGTTATGCAACCAACGAAACTGAAGATTACATGCCATTGGCATTAAACCTTTCTCATAAATTATTACAGGAACTGGCTGTTTTACGTCGCGAAAATAACGAAATCACTTATTTACGCCCTGATGCAAAAAGCCAGGTTACTTTAGAATACGATGATAACAATAAACCGGTTCGCATCGATGCCATTGTAATTTCTACACAGCACGATGATTTTGATGAAGAAGCTGCGATGTTGGCTAAAATTAAAACTGATCTGGTAAATATTTTGATTCCAAGAATCATCAAAAACAACCCAGCCTACGCGCATTTATTTAACGATAAAATAGAATACCACATTAACCCAACCGGTAAATTTGTAATCGGCGGTCCGCATGGTGATACTGGTTTAACCGGTAGAAAAATCATTGTAGATACTTACGGTGGTAAAGGTGCCCATGGTGGTGGCGCTTTCTCGGGTAAAGATCCAAGTAAAGTAGATAGAAGTGCGGCTTATGCTACCCGTCATATCGCTAAAAACTTAGTGGCTGCCGGCATTGCCGACGAAATTTTAGTTCAGGTATCTTACGCTATCGGTGTTGCAAAACCAATGGGTATTTACATTAATACTTACGGAACGGGTAAAGTAGGTAAAACGGATGGCGAGATTGCTAAAATTGTAGAGTCGATTTTCGATATGCGCCCTTACTTTATTGAGCAACGTTTAAAGTTAAGAAACCCAATTTACAGCGAAACTGCTGCTTATGGCCACATGGGCCGTACGCCAGAAACCGTTACCAAAACTTTCAGAACACCAAACGGTGAAGAAAAAACGGTTACAGTTGATTTATTTACCTGGGAGAAATTAGATTACGTAGATCAGGTTAAAGCTGCTTTCGGTATTTAA
- a CDS encoding sensor histidine kinase: MKKIILSISLLLLTFVANAQKSRYLVDEYGNPKHYEVQQKFGKCNIFLVVDSGTKQVTPFEYLTNFPLGNIVLLKGAKSIEIESRIQKDSLAFYRYSIIENDSIVLKKDAIPTKIKYKWGSGSILPNYVAANLGVFNAVNKKIEVQIYRIDLKSHVTSVIIYNKPIFAPKSLSFKLLGENSVRSINNNASLAVNESVKGIRVSMENTDFNMLYSIMVENIDAHSSAMLEPEWKVIKSTNTIIGDIDVKDFTTPGKYRVSVYPKTRTYSFWKDNTLARNFFFTIEKPKESFFTSKDLLKGGAIGCIFGIILVLILNSRKKREARILAQKSQEKEIAKLQLDSVRSQLNPHFLFNALAGIQTLMNKNEIDNANRYLTKFARLTRNVLDHKELISLTSEKTLLDDYLQMEQLRFGFQYQITASPDLDVENIEIPAMLLQPFVENAVKHGIAAKGGDGKIEIDFTKKETDVILSVKDNGGGFDTAKDYAGLGLALTKNRISLFNSIYKETPFLLDMKADANGTLIRITINQWL; this comes from the coding sequence ATGAAAAAGATAATCCTTTCTATTTCCTTACTGCTTTTGACTTTTGTGGCAAATGCACAGAAAAGTAGATATTTGGTTGATGAGTATGGTAATCCGAAACATTACGAGGTTCAGCAAAAATTTGGAAAGTGCAATATATTTTTAGTGGTAGATAGCGGTACAAAGCAGGTTACGCCATTTGAATATCTGACTAACTTTCCTTTAGGGAATATCGTTTTATTGAAAGGCGCAAAATCGATTGAGATCGAAAGTAGGATACAGAAAGATAGTTTGGCTTTTTATCGCTATTCAATTATAGAAAACGATTCTATCGTTCTTAAAAAAGATGCAATCCCAACAAAAATAAAATATAAATGGGGTAGTGGAAGTATTCTGCCTAACTACGTTGCCGCCAATTTAGGGGTATTTAATGCTGTAAACAAGAAAATAGAAGTTCAAATTTACAGGATCGATCTTAAAAGTCATGTTACTTCGGTAATAATATACAACAAGCCGATTTTTGCGCCGAAATCACTGTCGTTTAAATTATTAGGTGAAAACTCAGTCCGGAGTATTAATAATAACGCCAGTTTAGCCGTTAATGAAAGTGTAAAAGGTATAAGGGTTTCGATGGAAAATACTGATTTCAATATGCTTTATTCGATAATGGTTGAAAATATTGATGCCCATTCTTCTGCTATGCTCGAACCTGAATGGAAGGTAATTAAAAGCACAAATACGATTATTGGCGATATTGATGTTAAAGATTTTACCACTCCAGGTAAATACCGGGTTTCGGTATACCCTAAAACACGTACTTATTCTTTTTGGAAAGATAATACACTGGCTAGGAATTTTTTCTTTACAATAGAAAAACCAAAAGAAAGTTTTTTTACCTCTAAAGATTTACTAAAAGGGGGCGCAATTGGGTGCATTTTCGGTATAATATTGGTTCTGATTTTAAATAGTCGAAAAAAGAGAGAGGCAAGGATACTTGCACAAAAATCGCAGGAAAAAGAAATCGCCAAACTCCAATTAGATTCCGTTCGTTCGCAGTTAAACCCACACTTCTTGTTTAATGCGCTCGCAGGTATCCAAACGTTGATGAACAAAAATGAAATCGACAATGCCAATCGCTACCTTACCAAATTTGCCCGATTAACGCGTAATGTTTTAGACCATAAGGAACTCATCAGCTTAACATCAGAAAAAACTTTATTGGATGATTACCTGCAGATGGAGCAGTTACGTTTTGGCTTTCAGTACCAGATCACAGCTTCACCTGATCTTGATGTTGAGAATATTGAAATTCCGGCAATGCTTTTACAGCCTTTTGTAGAAAATGCCGTAAAACATGGTATTGCAGCGAAAGGAGGTGATGGCAAAATTGAAATCGATTTTACTAAAAAGGAAACAGATGTGATTTTAAGCGTAAAAGACAATGGCGGTGGATTTGATACTGCAAAAGATTATGCCGGCTTGGGTTTGGCATTGACTAAAAACAGAATATCTTTATTCAATTCGATTTATAAAGAAACCCCGTTTTTATTGGATATGAAAGCAGATGCCAACGGAACTTTAATCCGGATCACAATTAATCAATGGTTATAA
- a CDS encoding MFS transporter: protein MKSIFGGSVGNLVEWYDWYTYSAFALYFSPAFFPNSNPTAQLLDTAGIFAVGFLMRPIGGWLFGSIADKLGRKRSMTISVLIMAIGSLIIGLTPGYKQIGIAAPLLLVFARLIQGLSTGGEYGTSATYLSEMATKKHRGFYSSFQYVTLIGGQLLALGIQLILQNWLLTPQNYMPGVGESHFL, encoded by the coding sequence TTGAAATCTATTTTTGGTGGTTCTGTAGGCAATCTTGTTGAGTGGTACGATTGGTATACCTATTCTGCTTTTGCGCTTTATTTTTCTCCTGCCTTTTTTCCAAACAGTAATCCAACCGCACAGCTACTGGATACCGCAGGCATTTTTGCAGTAGGTTTTTTAATGCGGCCTATTGGTGGCTGGTTATTTGGCAGCATTGCTGATAAACTAGGGCGTAAGCGCTCCATGACAATTTCGGTGCTGATTATGGCCATCGGATCATTGATCATCGGTTTAACGCCAGGTTACAAACAGATTGGTATAGCTGCTCCATTATTACTCGTTTTTGCAAGGCTGATCCAGGGATTAAGTACTGGTGGCGAATATGGAACCTCTGCAACTTACCTCAGCGAAATGGCCACTAAAAAACACCGTGGCTTTTACTCTAGCTTTCAATATGTAACTTTAATCGGCGGACAGTTACTGGCTTTAGGCATTCAACTGATTTTGCAAAACTGGTTGCTTACCCCGCAGAATTACATGCCTGGGGTTGGAGAATCCCATTTTTTATAG